One window from the genome of Pararhizobium gei encodes:
- a CDS encoding extracellular solute-binding protein, with amino-acid sequence MRALFLGLISLLAILGSQAPVMADPVHGIAMHGQPALPAGFKSFPYVNPEVKKGGRVAYGVVGTFDNLNPFILKSMRTTARGMLDPEYGNLVYDSLMQRSRDEAFSLYGLLAETVEWDEDRTFIQFNLNPKAKWADGQPVTPEDVIFTFEIFRDKGRVPFSTRLAKVDKMEKVGERSVRFTFNDKADREFPLLIAMTPILPKHATDVATFDQTTLKLPLGSGPYRVKDVKPGERIVYQRNPDYWAKDLPSKVGFDNYDEISVEYFLQDNSLFEAFKKGEVDIYPEGSPTKWTRSYDFPAVQSGNVIKDTFAPKLPSGMFGFVFNTRRPMFENVKLRQGLALIFDFEWVNKNLFDGAYTRTQSFWQNSALSYLGVAADDRELGLLGNIRNRINPSVLDGSYRLPVTDASGRDRNVLREAVTLLREAGYSIKNGKMVNERGETLAFEIMTQNEGQEKLALAYQRFLVALGITASVRTVDDSQYQQRSQTFDYDVIVKSFPSSLSPGIEQLSYWSAQSRDQPGSSNFAGVADPDVDTLIGNILKAVNVEDFTAAVRAHDRLLVSNFYVVPLYHVPNQWVARKKHIGRPQAVALYGYQLGTWWDQTVQ; translated from the coding sequence TTGCGCGCACTGTTCCTGGGTTTGATTTCGTTGCTCGCAATTCTCGGTTCCCAGGCGCCGGTGATGGCGGACCCTGTCCACGGTATTGCCATGCACGGGCAGCCTGCCCTGCCCGCAGGTTTCAAGAGCTTTCCCTATGTCAATCCGGAGGTGAAAAAGGGCGGACGCGTCGCCTATGGCGTCGTCGGCACTTTCGACAATCTCAATCCCTTTATTCTCAAAAGCATGCGGACCACGGCGCGTGGCATGCTTGATCCGGAATACGGCAATCTCGTCTACGATTCGCTGATGCAGCGGTCTCGGGACGAGGCATTTTCGCTCTACGGGCTTCTTGCCGAAACGGTGGAATGGGACGAGGACCGGACCTTCATCCAGTTCAATCTCAACCCGAAGGCGAAGTGGGCGGACGGCCAGCCCGTGACACCCGAAGACGTTATCTTCACCTTCGAGATCTTTCGTGACAAGGGGCGCGTACCATTCAGCACGCGCCTTGCGAAAGTCGACAAGATGGAGAAGGTTGGCGAGCGCAGTGTGCGCTTCACCTTTAACGACAAGGCCGACCGCGAATTCCCCCTGCTGATCGCCATGACGCCGATCCTGCCGAAACATGCCACCGATGTCGCAACCTTCGACCAGACGACGTTGAAGCTTCCCCTCGGGTCCGGGCCGTACCGGGTCAAGGATGTGAAACCCGGCGAGCGGATCGTTTATCAGCGCAATCCGGATTACTGGGCGAAAGACCTTCCCTCGAAGGTGGGTTTCGACAATTACGACGAGATTTCCGTCGAGTATTTCCTTCAGGATAATTCGCTGTTCGAGGCGTTCAAGAAGGGCGAGGTCGACATCTATCCTGAGGGCAGCCCGACCAAATGGACACGCAGCTACGATTTTCCGGCAGTCCAGTCCGGCAACGTGATCAAGGATACGTTCGCGCCGAAGCTGCCCTCCGGCATGTTCGGGTTCGTGTTCAACACCCGCCGCCCGATGTTCGAAAACGTCAAGCTGCGTCAAGGGCTCGCCCTGATTTTCGATTTCGAATGGGTGAACAAGAACCTGTTCGATGGCGCCTATACGCGCACCCAGAGCTTCTGGCAGAACTCCGCCCTCTCCTATCTCGGCGTTGCTGCTGATGATCGCGAACTGGGGCTTCTTGGCAATATTCGCAACCGGATCAACCCATCGGTACTTGACGGATCCTACAGGCTCCCGGTGACCGACGCCTCGGGTCGCGACCGAAACGTGCTGCGCGAAGCTGTCACCCTGTTGCGGGAAGCTGGCTACAGCATCAAGAACGGCAAGATGGTCAATGAGCGCGGCGAGACGCTCGCCTTCGAAATCATGACGCAGAACGAAGGCCAGGAAAAACTGGCACTCGCCTATCAGCGCTTCCTGGTCGCTCTCGGCATCACCGCCTCGGTCAGAACGGTTGACGATTCCCAATATCAACAGCGCAGCCAGACCTTTGACTACGATGTCATTGTCAAATCTTTCCCCTCGTCCCTGTCGCCGGGGATCGAGCAGCTCTCCTATTGGAGTGCACAGTCACGCGACCAGCCGGGAAGTTCGAATTTCGCCGGCGTCGCCGATCCGGATGTCGATACGCTGATCGGCAATATCCTGAAAGCCGTCAATGTCGAGGATTTCACCGCTGCGGTGCGGGCGCATGACCGCCTGCTGGTGTCGAATTTCTATGTCGTTCCGCTCTACCATGTCCCCAACCAGTGGGTGGCGCGAAAGAAGCATATCGGCCGGCCGCAGGCTGTGGCGCTCTATGGTTACCAGCTCGGCACCTGGTGGGACCAGACAGTCCAGTGA